A portion of the Salmo trutta chromosome 1, fSalTru1.1, whole genome shotgun sequence genome contains these proteins:
- the LOC115197541 gene encoding LOW QUALITY PROTEIN: lysosomal alpha-glucosidase-like (The sequence of the model RefSeq protein was modified relative to this genomic sequence to represent the inferred CDS: deleted 1 base in 1 codon; substituted 2 bases at 2 genomic stop codons), translated as MNRISTLRLEILDETEGRLHLTLKDPLSQRYEVPLSTAQSRGNTDTQDHQYVTEFQPDPFGFIVRXKSNGRILVNTTVAPLLYADQYLQLFTSLASSLVSGLGEHYTPLSLDVNWTSLTLWNRDIVPHGDANLHGSHPFYMVQEGGGQAHGVFLLNSNAMEVVLQPSPALTWVAVGGILDLYIFLGPDPQSVVRQYLQVIANVYPVLLLGYPMMLPYWSLGFHLCRWGYRSTNATREVVRRMHNANFPLDVQWNDLDYTDKHQVFTFDPQRFVDQPDMLKEFHQKGMKYILILDPGISSTSPPGTYPPFDKGQRRGVFIRNSTGQTLIGKVWPGPTALPDFTNPETQSWWEDFIRXFHSRVPLDGLWIDMNEPDSFVQGCVEGCPDSDLDSPPYVPWVVGGQLNTGTLCMSAQQNQSTHYNLHNLYGLMEASATHSALVKVWGSRPFVLSHSFPGIGRFSGVWTGDVRSDWEQLRYSIPAVLLFGLFGVPLVGADVCGFGGDTTEELCVRWTQLGAFYPFMRNHNDKPNAPQELYVFGLEAQAAMRSAVMLRYSLLPFLYTLFYHTHTSADTVGTPLFLQFPSDPNCQTIDRQFLWGSSLLVRPVLEQGAVELAAYLPPGTWYSLHNSQPFYSKGQYPLLPAPLDTINVHVREGHIIPQQEPGLTTSASRSNPFLLMVALSAGGWAWGDLFWDGGDSLDTFQRGYYSCVIFIAGQSQVVSDPLRQNGALDGLVLGGLRVFGVPSPPRYVWANGKKVWDFSYRTDTKPGPAHVRGV; from the exons atgaacaggaTATCTACGCTCCGGTTGGAGATCCTGGATGAGACAGAAGGCCGACTGCACCTCACG TTGAAGGATCCGTTGTCCCAGCGATATGAAGTTCCTTTATCCACTGCCCAGTCCAGGGGTAACACTGACACCCAGGACCATCAATATGTCACTGAGTTTCAACCCGACCCTTTTGGGTTCATAGTGCGCTGAAAATCCAACGGCCGCATCCT tgtgaaCACCACGGTGGCCCCGCTGCTGTATGCTGACCAGTACCTGCAGCTGTTTACCTCCCTGGCCTCCTCACTGGTGTCTGGGCTGGGGGAACACTACACGCCCCTCAGCCTGGACGTCAATTGGACCTCCCTCACCCTTTGGAACAGGGACATTGTGCCCCAC GGCGATGCCAACCTTCATGGCTCCCATCCGTTCTACATGGTGCAGGAGGGGGGTGGACAGGCTCACGGGGTCTTCCTGCTCAACAGTAATGCCATGG AGGTGGTGCTGCAGCCTAGCCCTGCTCTGACCTGGGTGGCTGTGGGAGGAATCCTGGACCTGTACATCTTCCTGGGCCCTGACCCTCAGAGTGTTGTCAGACAGTACCTCCAGGTTATAG CTAATGTTTACCCCGTCCTCCTCCTCGGGTACCCTATGATGCTTCCTTATTGGTCACTGGGGTTCCACCTGTGTCGCTGGGGTTACCGGTCCACCAACGCAACCCGAGAGGTGGTGCGACGCATGCACAACGCCAACTTCCCCCTG GATGTGCAGTGGAATGACCTGGATTACACAGACAAGCATCAGGTGTTCACCTTTGACCCCCAGCGCTTTGTGGACCAGCCAGACATGCTGAAGGAGTTCCATCAGAAGGGCATGAAGTACATTCTCATCCTG GACCCTGGAATCAGCAGCACCAGCCCCCCTGGTACTTACCCACCCTTTGATAAGGGTCAGCGGAGAGGGGTCTTCATCAGGAACTCTACAGGACAGACACTCATAGGGAAG GTGTGGCCTGGTCCGACAGCGCTCCCTGACTTCACTAACCCAGAGACACAGAGCTGGTGGGAGGACTTCATTCGGTAGTTCCACTCCAGAGTCCCGCTAGATGGCCTGTGGATT GATATGAATGAACCAGACAGTTTTGTGCAGGGCTGTGTGGAAGGGTGTCCTGACAGTGATTTGGATAGCCCCCCCTACGTGCCAT GGGTGGTTGGAGGACAGCTGAACACTGGTACACTCTGCATGTCAGCTCAACAGAACCAGTCCACTCACTACAACCTGCATAACCTCTATGGGCTGATGGAGGCTAGCGCCACCCACAG TGCCCTGGTGAAGGTCTGGGGGTCGCGACCCTTCGTGCTGTCCCACTCCTTCCCTGGCATCGGCCGTTTCTCCGGAGTCTGGACGGGAGATGTGAGGAGCGACTGGGAGCAGCTCAGATACTCCATCCCTG CGGTGCTGCTGTTTGGCCTGTTCGGGGTGCCCCTGGTGGGGGCGGATGTGTGTGGGTTT GGGGGGGACACCACAGAGGAGCTGTGTGTACGCTGGACCCAGCTTGGAGCCTTCTACCCCTTCATGAGGAACCACAATGACAAGCCCAACGCT CCCCAGGAGCTCTATGTGTTTGGGCTGGAGGCCCAGGCAGCCATGCGTAGCGCGGTGATGTTACGTTACTCTCTCCTGCCGTTCCTCTACACACtcttctaccacacacacacctccgcaGACACTGTGGGCACGCCTCTCTTCCTCCA GTTCCCCTCGGACCCTAACTgccagaccatagacagacagttCCTGTGGGGGAGTTCTCTGCTCGTCCGGCCAGTGTTAGAGCAGGGGGCAGTGGAGCTGGCTGCCTACCTCCCCCCGGGGACTTGGTACAGTCTGCACAAT AGCCAGCCGTTCTACAGTAAGGGTCAGTACCCGCTCCTCCCAGCCCCTCTGGACACCATCAATGTCCATGTGAGAGAGGGACACATCATCccacagcag GAGCCAGGCCTGACTACCTCAGCTTCTCGCAGTAACCCTTTCCTCCTGATGGTGGCGCTGTCTGCTGGGGGCTGGGCCTGGGGTGACCTGTTCTGGGATGGCGGGGACAGTCTGGACACCTTCCAGAGAGGTTACTACTCCTGTGTTATCTTCATCGCTGGACAG TCCCAGGTGGTGAGTGACCCCCTGCGTCAGAACGGGGCGCTGGACGGGCTGGTGCTGGGAGGGCTGCGGGTGTTCGGGGTGCCTTCCCCACCACGCTATGTATGGGCCAATGGAAAGAAAGTGTGGGATTTCTCTTATCGGACTGACACCAAG CCTGGCCCTGCCCATGTCAGAGGTGTTTGA
- the LOC115205434 gene encoding serine/threonine-protein kinase/endoribonuclease IRE1-like translates to TLSPRGQFDNRAVAVKRILPECFSFADREVDLLRELDEHPNVIRYFCTERDRQFQYIAIELCAASLQEYVERQDFDRHGLEPVMLLQQTMSGLAHLHSLNIVHRDRKPHNILVSMPNAHGRAGAMISDFGLCKKLAVGRHSFSRRSGVPGTEGWIAPEVLSEDCKDNPTCTVDIFSAGCVFYYVVSWGCHPFGKSLQRQANILLGAYSLDQLQPHKHEDIVATDLIEQMLNMERQRRPSAESVLKHPFFWSLEKQLQFFQDVSDRIEKKPLDGPIVRQLERGGWAVVKLDWREHIPVPLQTGKRLA, encoded by the exons ACTCTGTCCCCCAGGGGTCAGTTTGACAACCGTGCCGTGGCAGTCAAGAGGATCCTCCCAGAATGCTTCAGCTTTGCTGACCGTGAGGTGGACCTGCTGCGCGAGTTGGACGAGCACCCTAACGTCATCCGCTACTTCTGTACAGAGAGGGATCGCCAGTTCCAGTACATCGCTATAGAGCTGTGTGCCGCCTCACTGCAAGAG TATGTGGAGAGACAGGATTTTGATCGGCATGGACTGGAGCCTGTGATGCTGCTGCAGCAGACCATGTCAGGACTGGCACACCTGCACTCCCTCAATATAG TGCATAGAGACCGGAAGCCCCACAACATCCTGGTGTCCATGCCCAACGCCCACGGCCGGGCGGGGGCCATGATCTCCGACTTTGGCCTGTGTAAGAAGCTGGCGGTGGGCCGACACAGCTTCAGCAGGAGGTCCGGGGTGCCCGGCACCGAGGGGTGGATCGCCCCAGAGGTCCTCAGTGAGGACTGCAAGGACAACCCT ACGTGCACGGTGGACATCTTCTCTGCAGGCTGTGTGTTCTACTATGTAGTGTCCTGGGGATGTCATCCCTTTGGCAAGTCCCTGCAGAGGCAAGCCAACATACTGCTGGGTGCCTACAGCCTGGACCAGCTACAGCCCCACAAACATG AGGACATTGTGGCCACAGACCTGATAGAACAGATGCTGAATATGGAGCGCCAGAGGAGGCCTTCTGCTGAGAGCGTGCTCAAACACCCCTTCTTCTGGAGCCTGGAGAAACAGCTGCAGTTCTTCCAG GACGTGAGTGACAGGATTGAGAAGAAGCCGCTGGACGGACCAATCGTAAGGCAGCTGGAGCGAGGGGGATGGGCCGTGGTGAAGCTGGACTGGAGGGAACACATCCCAGTGCCTCTACAGACCGGTAAGAGACTGGCCTGA